The Tenrec ecaudatus isolate mTenEca1 chromosome 6, mTenEca1.hap1, whole genome shotgun sequence genome has a window encoding:
- the REP15 gene encoding rab15 effector protein yields MGQTASQQLTLTDSQEVLNVSEVFNSAAIYAAQKLKEYLGFEDPLSKLCPAPNTLNEIFLIHFITFCKGKGVDEWFTTTKMTKHQAALFGADWIWTFWGPDKQIRLQLAVQTLRMSALPLVEPKPCDPPSLGSRVKGESASKKSRFDKLEEFCTLIGEDCLGLFIIFGVPGKPKDIRGVVLDSVKSEAAKSHLRGGEQVVQFVLETEHCVPISELLGNCLSKKDGLREAGKVYIHIL; encoded by the coding sequence ATGGGGCAGACTGCATCTCAACAATTAACTCTGACAGACAGCCAAGAAGTTCTCAATGTCTCTGAGGTGTTCAACAGCGCTGCAATTTATGCAGCTCAGAAGCTAAAGGAGTATCTTGGCTTTGAAGATCCCCTGAGTAAGCTCTGCCCAGCTCCAAACACGCTGAATGAAATCTTCCTAATCCACTTCATCACTTTCTGCAAGGGAAAGGGAGTTGATGAGTGGTTTACCACTACCAAGATGACGAAGCACCAGGCCGCCCTGTTTGGGGCAGACTGGATCTGGACCTTTTGGGGTCCCGACAAACAGATAAGGCTTCAGCTGGCAGTCCAGACGCTACGGATGTCTGCTCTTCCTCTTGTGGAACCTAAGCCTTGTGACCCCCCCAGTTTGGGATCGAGAGTAAAGGGAGAGTCTGCCTCGAAGAAGAGTCGATTCGATAAGCTGGAAGAATTCTGTACCTTGATAGGAGAGGATTGCCTCGGTCTCTTTATCATCTTTGGTGTGCCGGGGAAGCCCAAAGACATCAGAGGAGTTGTCCTGGACTCGGTCAAAAGCGAGGCAGCGAAGAGCCACCTGCGGGGAGGGGAACAGGTGGTACAGTTTGTGCTGGAAACGGAGCACTGCGTCCCCATCAGCGAGCTGCTTGGAAACTGTCTGAGTAAGAAAGACGGGCTGAGAGAGGCGGGCAAAGTTTACATTCATATCCTCTGA